The sequence CCGTGACACTGCGAATGAACTCCGTTCCGCAGTCGATGCGGCCCGCGGCGCGGGCGGGGTCAAGGCATCTATTCCCGTATCTTTTGCTGCCCCGCGCGGCGATCTCGAAGGACTGCTCGACTACCGCGATCCTGTGGTTGATCTTCAGGACGTGATCCTGAGTGCGTCCGTGTGCGAACGGCTCAATGGCATGCTGCTGCAGCAACGCAAGCGTGATTGGCTGCGCGAACATGGCAAGGTTCCTTCACGCAGCCTGCTGTTCGTTGGCCCTCCGGGATCGGGCAAAACCATGACGGCCGAGGCGATCGCCGGTGAGCTGAAGCTTCCGCTCTTCATCATTCGGCTCGAAACACTGATCACCCGCTATATGGGCGAGACCGCCGCAAAGCTGCGTCTGGTTTTCGATGAAACCCGTCGTCGGCGCGGGGTCTACCTATTCGATGAGTTCGACGCTGTCGGCGGTCATCGCACCGCGACCAACGACGTCGCTGAAATGCGCCGGGTGCTCAACAGTTTCCTCCAGTTCATGGAGGAAAAGACCTCGACGGACAGCCCAATCATCGCTGCCACCAACCATCCGGAGCTTCTTGACCGAGCGCTTCTACGCCGGTTCGATGACGTGCTAGAATTTGAGATGCCGACCGCCGCGCAGATTCGCGCGGTGATCAAGGCCAACCTCAAACCCCTCAAGTTCCAGCGCGCTGGATGGGCTGCGATCGAGCAGGCGGCGCACGGGCTGAGCCAGGCCGAAGTCGCCCGCGCTGCGGATGAAGTCGTCAAGACCGCGATCCTCGAGCAGAGGAAGCAGACGACAACCCAGGAGGTCGT is a genomic window of Novosphingobium pentaromativorans US6-1 containing:
- a CDS encoding AAA family ATPase; this encodes MSNAKQILAMLRSRAEGDDAQFYSIALQVAASEARQGHRDTANELRSAVDAARGAGGVKASIPVSFAAPRGDLEGLLDYRDPVVDLQDVILSASVCERLNGMLLQQRKRDWLREHGKVPSRSLLFVGPPGSGKTMTAEAIAGELKLPLFIIRLETLITRYMGETAAKLRLVFDETRRRRGVYLFDEFDAVGGHRTATNDVAEMRRVLNSFLQFMEEKTSTDSPIIAATNHPELLDRALLRRFDDVLEFEMPTAAQIRAVIKANLKPLKFQRAGWAAIEQAAHGLSQAEVARAADEVVKTAILEQRKQTTTQEVVAKLTERQAMRTAFAVKR